The Terriglobia bacterium genome segment TCGGCCTTCTGCTACCGCATGCACGGCACTCGGCAAGTCGGTATCGATATTCGGCGCCAGAATGATTGCATGGATGCCCAGGTAAATGAACCTGCTCTCCTCCTCTGGGCTCCCGAATCTTTTTTGAGTCAGGACGATAGACCGTCCCCCCGTCCGGTTCCACTCAATCGCGATCTTTGTCCAATTCTTGACAGAACAGGTGTCGAGAATCAATAGCCGATTCTGACCCTCCAACGGATTAGTTGGAATCTGCTCGAACATCCTGACTTCGTACATCGCGGAAATGAGCAGTTTCTTGATCGCACCAAATGCAAGCGGATGACGAGAACAAATGAAGATCGCCGGGGAATAGATCTGACGGCTCTCCATGGCTTTCACCTCGTAAAGAACGGCAATACCGCTGGTAAATGCTAACAGCACGAAGAAGGTTCACGATCATCAGATGCGTCGAAGGAATCCTCATGTCGAATAAAAGTGTGGAAAATCAACATTTTGATTCCCATTTCGGGAGGCTGAACATCTTGTCGCAATACTTCCCGTGTAGACAGTATCTACTGATGATGTGGGCAGTTTCATTAA includes the following:
- a CDS encoding LuxR C-terminal-related transcriptional regulator gives rise to the protein MLLAFTSGIAVLYEVKAMESRQIYSPAIFICSRHPLAFGAIKKLLISAMYEVRMFEQIPTNPLEGQNRLLILDTCSVKNWTKIAIEWNRTGGRSIVLTQKRFGSPEEESRFIYLGIHAIILAPNIDTDLPSAVHAVAEGRFWMGRECLSEYIKRTRSFGRFAQPRSFTDREQQIIPFLVTGFSNKDIANMLQIEVRTVKFHVSNILRKFKVKTRKDLRMADTGEEPLAGTAVA